Proteins from a single region of Chryseobacterium sp. T16E-39:
- the efp gene encoding elongation factor P — protein MATSNDIRKGLCIEYSNDIFKVIEFLHVKPGKGPAFVRTKLKSVTNGKVIDNTFSAGHKIDEVKVITRKFQYLYDDENGFHFMNNDDFSQLYINKEMIENAQFMKAGEEVTIILKEADETPLSAELPQSVFLDVIEADPGVKGNTATNALKNAIVETGARVMVPLFIEPGDKIKVSTEDGSYLERVK, from the coding sequence ATGGCAACAAGTAACGATATTAGAAAGGGACTTTGCATTGAATATAGCAACGATATTTTCAAAGTAATTGAATTTCTACACGTAAAACCAGGAAAAGGACCTGCTTTTGTTAGAACAAAATTAAAATCAGTAACCAATGGGAAAGTAATTGATAATACTTTTTCAGCTGGCCATAAAATAGACGAAGTAAAAGTAATCACAAGAAAGTTCCAGTATCTTTATGATGATGAAAATGGGTTTCACTTCATGAACAATGATGATTTTTCTCAATTATATATCAATAAAGAAATGATTGAAAATGCTCAGTTTATGAAAGCGGGAGAAGAAGTTACGATCATTCTGAAAGAGGCTGATGAAACTCCACTTTCTGCTGAACTTCCACAGTCTGTATTTTTAGATGTGATTGAAGCTGATCCGGGAGTAAAAGGAAATACAGCTACCAATGCTCTTAAAAATGCAATTGTAGAAACTGGTGCAAGAGTAATGGTTCCACTGTTTATAGAGCCAGGAGACAAAATAAAAGTAAGTACTGAAGATGGTTCTTACTTAGAAAGAGTAAAATAA
- the lpxA gene encoding acyl-ACP--UDP-N-acetylglucosamine O-acyltransferase — protein MIHQLAAVDKRAKISKNVIVEPFTTIAGDVEIGEGSWIGPNVTIMDGARIGKNCRIFPGTVISAIPQDLKFDGEDTQVIIGDETTIRECVTVNRGTKALGFTKIGKNCLIMATSHIAHDCVIGDHVIIVNGCGIAGHVEIGDYTVMGGLSAVHQFGKIGKHVMISGGTLVRKDIPPYVKVAREPMAYAGINSVGLRRRGFTNEKIFEIQKIYRAIFQMKMNVSQAITHIEKEMLPTAERDEILQFIQNSPRGIVKGYGTGKE, from the coding sequence ATGATTCATCAATTAGCGGCCGTAGATAAACGTGCAAAAATCAGCAAAAATGTAATTGTAGAACCTTTTACTACTATTGCAGGGGATGTGGAGATCGGAGAAGGAAGTTGGATTGGTCCCAATGTTACCATTATGGATGGGGCTAGAATTGGGAAAAATTGCAGGATCTTTCCAGGGACTGTAATTTCAGCGATTCCACAGGATCTAAAGTTTGATGGTGAGGATACTCAGGTGATTATTGGTGACGAAACGACAATCAGAGAGTGTGTAACAGTGAACAGAGGAACCAAAGCTCTTGGATTTACCAAGATTGGTAAAAACTGCCTGATCATGGCTACATCTCATATTGCTCACGACTGCGTTATTGGAGATCATGTTATTATTGTAAATGGATGCGGAATTGCTGGTCACGTAGAAATTGGGGATTATACGGTAATGGGAGGATTAAGTGCTGTTCATCAATTTGGTAAAATCGGTAAGCACGTTATGATTTCCGGAGGAACATTGGTAAGAAAAGATATTCCACCTTACGTAAAAGTAGCAAGAGAGCCAATGGCTTATGCTGGAATCAATTCAGTAGGTCTGAGAAGAAGAGGATTTACCAATGAGAAAATTTTTGAGATCCAAAAGATATACAGAGCAATTTTCCAAATGAAAATGAATGTTTCCCAAGCGATTACTCATATTGAGAAAGAGATGCTTCCAACTGCTGAAAGAGATGAAATCCTTCAGTTTATCCAAAACTCTCCAAGAGGTATTGTAAAAGGATACGGAACGGGAAAAGAATAA
- a CDS encoding bifunctional UDP-3-O-[3-hydroxymyristoyl] N-acetylglucosamine deacetylase/3-hydroxyacyl-ACP dehydratase — translation MSDMQKTLQEEVTLSGIGLHTGKEVKLTIKPAKENTGFVFVRTDLEGHPQVEADVNYVVATERGTTLEKLGVKINTCEHLLAALVGCDIDNAILEMDASEPPILDGSSKFFVEAIESVGIVEQAIAREYLVVKEVLSYTDPATGSEITIIPSDNYEITTMVDFGTKVLGTQNATLKNISEFKEEISSARTFSFLHELEMLLDHGLIKGGDISNAIVYVDKDLTPDTTEKLKKAFGKDNVSIRPNGILDNLTLNYPNEAARHKLLDVIGDLALAGVKIKGKVIANKPGHFVNTQFAKKLNRQWKLQKKKNVPDFDLTKEPVFDINGIMKLMPHRPPFLLIDKVLELSDSHVVGLKNVTMNEPFFVGHFPKEPVMPGVLQVEALAQTGGILVLASVPDPENYSTYFIKMDKVKFKRKVVPGDTMIFKIELIEPIRRGIVHMQGYGYVGDTVAVEAELMAQVAKNKVD, via the coding sequence ATGAGTGATATGCAAAAAACACTTCAGGAAGAGGTTACTCTTTCTGGAATTGGCCTTCATACCGGTAAAGAAGTAAAACTTACCATTAAACCTGCTAAAGAAAATACGGGTTTTGTTTTTGTTAGAACCGACTTGGAGGGACACCCTCAGGTTGAAGCTGATGTTAATTATGTTGTAGCAACTGAAAGAGGAACAACATTAGAAAAACTAGGAGTAAAAATCAATACTTGCGAACACCTTCTTGCAGCCTTAGTAGGTTGTGATATAGACAATGCAATATTAGAAATGGATGCTTCTGAACCTCCAATTTTAGATGGATCTTCAAAGTTTTTTGTTGAAGCCATAGAAAGTGTTGGCATTGTAGAGCAGGCAATTGCCAGAGAATATCTGGTGGTAAAAGAAGTTCTAAGTTATACAGATCCTGCTACAGGTTCTGAGATAACAATCATTCCATCGGATAATTACGAAATTACAACGATGGTAGATTTTGGAACTAAAGTATTAGGAACCCAAAATGCTACTCTAAAAAATATTTCTGAATTTAAAGAGGAGATTTCATCCGCAAGAACATTTAGTTTTTTACATGAGCTGGAAATGCTTTTAGATCATGGCCTGATTAAAGGGGGGGATATTTCAAATGCGATTGTTTATGTAGATAAAGATCTGACTCCGGATACCACTGAAAAATTGAAAAAAGCCTTTGGTAAAGACAATGTTTCTATCAGACCTAATGGTATACTGGATAATCTTACATTAAATTATCCGAACGAAGCTGCTAGACATAAATTACTTGATGTGATTGGTGATTTAGCTTTAGCTGGAGTTAAAATTAAAGGAAAAGTAATTGCCAATAAGCCGGGACATTTTGTAAATACTCAATTTGCGAAAAAATTGAATCGTCAGTGGAAATTACAGAAAAAGAAAAATGTTCCTGATTTTGATCTTACAAAAGAGCCTGTTTTTGATATCAATGGAATTATGAAATTGATGCCACACAGACCTCCGTTTTTATTGATCGATAAAGTTCTTGAACTTTCCGATTCTCATGTTGTAGGATTGAAAAATGTAACAATGAATGAGCCATTCTTTGTTGGACACTTTCCAAAAGAACCGGTAATGCCTGGAGTTTTACAAGTGGAAGCTTTAGCACAGACGGGAGGAATATTAGTTTTAGCGAGTGTTCCGGATCCTGAAAACTATTCTACTTATTTCATAAAAATGGATAAAGTAAAGTTTAAAAGAAAAGTAGTTCCGGGAGATACAATGATTTTCAAAATTGAGTTGATAGAGCCTATCAGAAGAGGTATCGTTCATATGCAGGGATACGGATATGTAGGAGATACTGTGGCTGTAGAGGCCGAATTAATGGCTCAAGTTGCAAAAAATAAAGTTGATTAA
- the lpxD gene encoding UDP-3-O-(3-hydroxymyristoyl)glucosamine N-acyltransferase, which yields MEFTASQIASFIDGKIIGDENALINGVSPIENGESGHLSFIAQDRFSHYLDTSKCSVIIASEKLIVKDFYNPTIIAVKDAYLSFQVLMNLYQEMQGKKEGVEDGASIHDTAVIADKVYIGAFTYVSEKAKIGEGTLIYPQVYIGKGVKIGKNCKIDSGARIYDYCIIGDNCVIHSNTVVGGDGFGFQPTAEGFKKIPQLGNVIIEDDVEIGSNCSIDRATIGSTIIGKGTKIDNLIQIAHNVKIGQNNVIAAQAGIAGSTTIGDWNQIGGQVGVVGHIKIGNQVKIQAQSGVNSSVSDKETLYGSPAISYNDYLRNYVHFRNFTEIVGRINNLENTSKDNTNE from the coding sequence ATGGAATTTACAGCTTCGCAAATTGCAAGTTTTATTGACGGAAAAATAATAGGTGACGAAAATGCACTTATTAATGGCGTTTCACCAATTGAAAATGGGGAATCAGGACATCTTTCTTTTATAGCACAAGATCGGTTCTCTCATTATTTGGATACTTCAAAATGCTCAGTAATAATTGCTTCTGAAAAACTTATTGTAAAAGATTTTTACAATCCTACTATTATTGCCGTAAAGGATGCCTACCTTTCTTTTCAGGTTCTGATGAATTTGTATCAGGAAATGCAGGGTAAAAAAGAAGGCGTTGAAGACGGAGCATCTATCCATGATACTGCTGTTATTGCTGATAAAGTATATATAGGAGCATTTACTTATGTTTCTGAAAAAGCTAAGATAGGCGAAGGAACTCTAATCTATCCACAAGTATATATTGGTAAAGGGGTAAAGATTGGGAAAAACTGTAAGATCGATAGTGGTGCCAGAATTTATGATTACTGCATTATCGGAGACAATTGTGTAATCCATTCCAATACCGTTGTGGGGGGAGATGGATTCGGTTTCCAACCTACTGCTGAAGGATTTAAGAAAATTCCTCAGCTTGGAAATGTTATTATTGAGGATGATGTGGAGATTGGTTCAAATTGTAGTATAGACAGAGCAACTATTGGCTCTACTATTATTGGAAAAGGAACTAAAATAGATAACTTAATCCAGATTGCGCACAATGTGAAGATTGGTCAGAATAATGTAATTGCAGCTCAGGCTGGAATTGCAGGATCTACAACTATTGGTGACTGGAATCAGATTGGTGGACAGGTAGGAGTGGTTGGTCACATTAAAATTGGCAATCAGGTAAAAATCCAGGCGCAAAGTGGAGTGAACTCCAGTGTAAGTGACAAAGAAACATTGTACGGTTCTCCGGCAATAAGTTATAATGACTACCTTAGAAATTATGTTCATTTCAGAAACTTTACTGAAATTGTAGGACGAATAAATAATCTTGAGAATACCTCAAAAGATAATACTAATGAGTGA
- a CDS encoding HD domain-containing protein, translating to MQNKLKIINDPVHGFIKIPHEILFDIIEHPYFQRLRRISQTGLLNLIFPGATHTRFHHAIGAMHLMFTALETLKQKGVKISDEEEKGAMLAILMHDIGHGPFSHALENMLMDDWHHENLSLLLMNRLNEKFDGQLSVAIEMFQGKYHRKFFNQLISSQLDVDRLDYLKRDSFFTGVSEGNINTQRIISMMNVCEEGELVIDAKGIYSIENFLTARMFMYWQVYYHKTSALAEFILVKILERAKYLVSQGIDLPATENLKYFLNREKGEATDEDVERFTQLDDNDVIQAMKLWQKSDDFILAYWCKCVIKRELPKTIISSHPFEKTFVEEKIKNTNELFEIDNGAELVHEIKRKLLPYNTKMQPIYLLQKNGEKIRLDESEDQLLSGLIVNKTTRYILTFPRDFSKIIS from the coding sequence ATGCAAAATAAGCTTAAAATTATCAACGATCCCGTTCACGGATTTATCAAGATTCCACACGAAATTTTATTTGATATTATTGAACATCCCTATTTTCAGAGATTAAGAAGGATTTCTCAAACGGGACTTCTTAATTTAATTTTTCCCGGAGCTACCCATACGAGATTTCATCATGCTATTGGAGCCATGCATTTGATGTTCACTGCTCTTGAAACTTTAAAGCAAAAAGGGGTTAAAATATCAGATGAAGAAGAAAAAGGAGCAATGTTGGCAATTTTAATGCATGATATTGGTCATGGTCCTTTTTCCCATGCATTAGAGAATATGCTAATGGATGACTGGCATCATGAAAACTTGTCACTTTTGCTAATGAATAGGTTAAATGAAAAATTTGATGGTCAGCTATCCGTTGCAATTGAAATGTTTCAGGGGAAGTATCATAGAAAGTTTTTTAATCAGCTCATCTCTTCTCAATTGGATGTTGACCGTTTAGATTACTTAAAAAGAGATAGTTTTTTTACGGGAGTTTCTGAAGGGAATATTAATACACAAAGGATCATCTCTATGATGAATGTTTGTGAGGAAGGCGAATTGGTGATCGATGCTAAAGGAATTTATTCGATTGAGAATTTTTTGACTGCAAGGATGTTTATGTATTGGCAGGTTTATTACCATAAAACATCAGCTTTAGCCGAATTTATATTAGTTAAGATTCTGGAAAGAGCAAAATATTTAGTTTCCCAGGGAATAGATTTACCTGCTACTGAAAACTTGAAATATTTTTTAAACAGAGAAAAAGGTGAGGCTACAGATGAAGATGTTGAAAGATTTACTCAATTGGACGATAATGATGTAATTCAAGCCATGAAATTATGGCAAAAGTCTGATGATTTTATACTGGCATATTGGTGTAAATGTGTGATTAAGAGAGAGCTTCCTAAAACCATCATCTCATCACATCCTTTTGAAAAAACTTTTGTTGAGGAAAAAATAAAAAATACTAACGAGCTTTTTGAAATTGATAACGGAGCCGAGTTAGTTCACGAGATTAAGAGAAAACTTCTGCCTTACAATACAAAAATGCAACCCATTTACCTATTGCAGAAAAATGGTGAAAAAATACGACTGGATGAGTCTGAGGATCAGCTTCTATCGGGGTTAATTGTAAACAAGACGACCCGGTATATTTTAACATTTCCCAGAGATTTTTCTAAAATAATTTCTTAA
- a CDS encoding S41 family peptidase, whose protein sequence is MTSVMRALCILALLFLSTSTFSAQTISENQKLESLCKVWGFLKYYHPNVANGKFDWDQQLIQKIDELKTVHTKSQLNFLYSRWLNNLGTVEKCTLCTLDNNKVYFRKNLNLDWSKDKNIFTSDVIKKLQFIEENRYIGTPYYFGTGGRKIFFRNDDSLGSSFTSNSIALLELFRYWNFVEYFFPYKYETDQNWNDVLEEMIPKFLTIDNDVHYHLTLAELVTKTDDSHAFLFSPLISLNQYGRRKIPVEYSYAEGKLIVTKVNSNKYKEESILKEGDIIYDINGKTIPQMVNAFSKYIPASNTWGKIKKVKNLFLFSNRDSIEIKLERDEQNIVLKAKTYLLKDIIYDKKATPEKWQFYDAEKKIGYVNMEIIEKEDLNEMYQNLKTTESIIFDLRNYPRQTIRPLSLLLLPKTSIYYQFNFPETTYPGLFYSRKNSIGRKNDDYYKGNVVVLVDENTQSQAETTTMMFKQHPRAKIIGSNTSGANGDVIRFKIAGLETSFSGLGAYYPDQRETQRIGIIPDIIIKPTLKGIKQGKDEVLERALEYVKNGH, encoded by the coding sequence ATGACAAGTGTAATGCGAGCGCTTTGTATTTTAGCTTTATTATTTTTAAGCACCTCCACTTTTTCTGCCCAAACAATTTCCGAAAACCAAAAACTGGAATCTCTGTGTAAAGTATGGGGATTTTTAAAATATTACCATCCCAATGTAGCCAATGGTAAATTTGATTGGGATCAACAGTTGATTCAGAAAATAGATGAGCTAAAAACAGTCCATACTAAAAGTCAGCTCAATTTTTTATATTCCCGATGGCTCAATAATCTTGGAACCGTTGAAAAATGTACTTTATGTACACTGGACAATAATAAAGTGTACTTCCGTAAAAATCTCAATCTAGATTGGAGTAAAGACAAAAATATTTTCACATCAGATGTGATTAAAAAACTTCAATTCATTGAAGAGAATCGGTACATTGGCACTCCCTACTACTTTGGAACAGGTGGAAGAAAAATATTTTTCAGAAATGATGATTCTCTGGGCTCAAGTTTCACTTCAAATTCGATTGCGCTTTTAGAATTATTCAGATATTGGAATTTTGTTGAATACTTCTTTCCTTATAAATATGAAACAGATCAAAACTGGAATGATGTTTTAGAAGAAATGATTCCCAAATTCCTTACCATAGATAATGATGTACATTATCATTTGACATTAGCAGAACTCGTTACAAAAACTGATGATTCTCACGCCTTCCTGTTTTCACCATTAATCAGCTTAAACCAATACGGACGTAGAAAAATTCCTGTAGAATATTCTTACGCAGAAGGAAAACTTATCGTCACAAAAGTGAATTCCAATAAGTATAAAGAAGAATCCATTTTGAAAGAAGGAGATATCATCTACGACATCAACGGGAAAACGATTCCACAAATGGTCAATGCCTTTTCAAAATACATTCCTGCATCAAATACATGGGGAAAAATAAAGAAAGTAAAAAACCTTTTTCTTTTTTCCAATAGGGATAGCATAGAGATCAAATTAGAAAGGGATGAACAAAATATAGTCTTAAAAGCAAAAACCTATCTTCTAAAAGATATTATTTACGACAAGAAGGCAACTCCTGAAAAATGGCAATTTTATGATGCAGAAAAAAAAATCGGATATGTCAATATGGAGATTATAGAAAAAGAAGATTTGAATGAAATGTATCAAAATTTAAAAACAACTGAATCCATTATCTTCGATTTAAGAAACTATCCCAGACAAACGATAAGGCCATTAAGTTTGTTACTCCTTCCTAAAACAAGTATATATTATCAGTTCAATTTTCCTGAAACTACCTATCCCGGTCTTTTTTACAGCAGAAAAAATAGTATTGGAAGAAAAAATGATGATTATTATAAAGGAAATGTAGTAGTTTTGGTAGATGAGAATACCCAAAGCCAAGCTGAAACTACCACAATGATGTTTAAGCAACATCCTCGGGCAAAAATAATAGGAAGCAATACTTCCGGAGCCAATGGGGATGTGATCCGGTTTAAAATTGCTGGCCTGGAAACCAGCTTTTCTGGTCTTGGAGCTTACTATCCTGATCAGAGAGAAACTCAAAGAATTGGAATTATTC